GGCTTCCTGAACATATCCGTTTTTGAGTCCTATATCAAAGAAATAGTTTATTACATCTTCATATTCATTATGGGATATTTTTTTATTTATCTCAGGGAAATCACATGCCTTGTAATACGGGGTGTATTGCCCCATTAAACTTATATATATTTCTTCCGGCAGGTTTTCTTTTATCCATTTAAGTATTTTCTTTGTTTCGTCGATTTTTCCGGGCAGTATTAAATGTCTTATGATCAATCCCCTCTTAAGTATGCCCTTTTCATCGAATCGTGGAATACCAACCTGACGGAACATTTCTAAAACAGCCTTAGATGCATATTTGAAGTATCCTGGTGCTTTTGAATATTTTATTGAAACGGCATCTTCAAAATATTTTAAATCAGGAAGGTATATATCTATTAACCCGCTCAGAGCCCTTAATGCACTGACATTTTCATATGCATTCGAGTTATATACAATAGGTATTGTCAAACCTGAGTTTTTTGAAATAATAATGTTATTTTTTATAGCTGGTAGATATATCGTAGGTGAAACAAGATTAATATTATGTGCGCCTTTTTTCTGCAAATTCAAAAATATTTCAGACAATTCTTCCGATGTAACTTCTTTACCGAAATTTTCCTGACTTATTTTAAAATTTTGGCAGAATACGCATTTTAAATTGCAACCGCTGAAAAAAACAGTGCCAGAACCATTATTACCGCTTATGCAGGGTTCTTCCCATTTATGAAGGTATGCCTTTGCAAGTTTTATTTTATCTGACATTTGGCAGAAGCCTTTGCTTAGCTTGCGGTTAATATTACAATTATGAGGGCAGATATTACATTTTTCAAATGTTGTCATAATAACACCTCATGATTAATTTTACTACAAATTATTTGATTTTTATATACTTAAATTTATTTTTTTGGGATAAGTGGAGGAGATGAAGGTTTTGATGGTTCATGTCGCGGAGAATGGACGACCGTAATGCTGTTCATTATTATTTCGATTTCTTCTTCGTTATTTTTATATTTTTTTCTACATTCTACCCGAGGAACAACAACTGTTATTTCATGAGGTATATTTATATTTATTTCCCTTTCCACTGTTATATTCAAACCATAAAGGGTTAAACTTACTTTGTCTTTACCTTTTTTTCTATTGCCGAGTATTTTCTTTAAAACATTTCTTAAGCATTGAAATCCTTGCATAACCTTCACCTCCATTATATAATATGCACAATCTGTATATGTGTCTCATATATATTGATATATATGACAAAATAAGACAGAAAAATTACAATAGGCTATTTTATTTCCAATTTTCTACTATTGAAAACATTATAAAATAGATGTATACTGGTAGTGTCATCGAGAATCCTGGGAAGTTTGTCAACGGTATTTTGTTTTCAACCAACACTATGACATTGGGAATCTGAACTCCTTTGTGGATGAAAAGCCTGCATCGACAGGACTTCAGAAATAAAGGATAGGATACCCACCTGCGAGAGCGGGCTTGAAAACATAACCGGACGGCTTCACGGGATGATGGTTTGAAATTCTATTTTATGTATTGACATAATATAATATTAGTGATATATTTTTTTTGAAGGATATTTTGGTTTTTTGGGTAAAATTGATTTATTGGGTAAAAAGGAGGAAGTTAAGATGAATTTGCTTGACCCTATTGTTGGCGGTATTGTAAATTATATTGATAAGGATCCGGAAAAAAATCTTGACAGCATTGCAAACCTAATGTCAAAAGTCGCTATATTACCAGACCATAAGGAACAGATAGAAAGCGTAAGAAGGTTTCTACATAATAAAGACAACAACTGGTATAAATTCACAATGAAAGGGCTTAAAAATATTGATAAAAATATTATCAAAAAATTAGTTTTGAATTTCTTTATAAATTGTAATTTCAAAGGTATTCCAAAGCAAAGGGAGATGGCGGAAAGGCTGGGGGTATCAGTACCATGGGCAATTTTAATTGATCCTACTGAGGCATGTAATTTAAGATGTGTAGGATGTTGGGCTGGTGATTATGAACCACACAATCTTTCAAATGAAGTCCTTGATAGGGTTTTAACCGAGGCAGAACAACTTGGAATTTATTTTGTTGTTATGTCCGGTGGAGAACCAACCGTACGTTGGAAGGATATCGTTAAATTAGCTGAGAAGCATAATAATCAGGTATTTCTTCTTTTTACAAATGGAACCTTGATTGATGAGAAGGTTGCTCAAGATGTTAAACGTGTAGGGAATATTACCTTTGCAATAAGTATTGATGGATTTAAAGAATCTACAGATGCAAGGCGTGGCGAAGGTACCTTTGATAAAGTAATGCATTCAATGGATATATTGCGGGAAAATGGTGTGCTGTTTGGATATTCAACCACGTATACAAGAAAAAATACTGAGGAAGTCGGCAGCGATGCCTTTGTGGATATGCTTATAAATAAAGGAGCTTATTTTGGCTGGTATTTCACATATATACCAATTGGCAAGGATGTAGATTATCAATTTATGGCGACAGCAGACCAGAGAAAGTACATGTATGAAAGAGCCAATTATATAAGAGAAAATAAGGAGCTTTTTGCGATAGATTTCTGGAATGATGGGGAGTATAGCGGTGGATGTATAGCAGGAGGCAGAAGATATCTGCATATAAATGCAGCTGGTGAAGTTGAGCCATGTGCGTTTATACATTACTCTAATGTTAATATAAATGATGTAAGTCTTAAAGAAGCGTTACAGTCACCTATTATGAAATCATATCAGAAAAGGCAGCCATTTAATGCAAATATGTTAAGACCATGTCCGCTTATAGACAATCCGGAAAAGCTACTGGAGATTGTAAATGAATCAGGTGCGCATAGCACACAAATTCACGATGATTCTGATATACGTAAAACCGTTGACGAATTAAAGAAGGTTGCTGATAAATGGGGTAATGTTGCTGATGACATATGGGAAAAGAAATATCAAAATGCAAAAGAAGCTTGACTCAAAGTTTATAATACCTTAAGATAGACTTAAGACAGATATGAAGCAAGAAAAGATGGGGTGTTAAAGTGGCATTGACTAAAAGAAAATTAGAGTTTTTAAAGATATTAATTAAATTATATGAGAAAAATAATAATCCGGTTCATTATATGGATGTAGCCGAAGCAATAGGGGTCAGTAAATGGACTGCTTATGACATATTAAATGAACTTGAGAAACTGGGGTATGTCCAAAGGGAATATTATGTAAGTGCAGAGAAAACACAAGGCAGGTCCCTGCTTATGTATGTACCGGATAAAAGCGCATATGATTTTTTTGATGCCGACTATGCAAATGAATGGGACTCCATTAAAAAAGATTTATTTAATTCTTTAAAGAGGTTTGATGGGAAAAAGACCTTGGGAAATATAATGAAGGAAATATCTCATAACGATAAACCTTTAAACTTTTGTGCATATATTTTAACAACTTTAATGCTTAACATTAAGATTTTAGATTTAGTTTCAATAAACAATGTAAGAAATTCCTTATTGATGGCATCTCCTGATTCTTCCCTTATTTTTTTCACTGGGGTTGTTATGGGGATTTTATTGAACCATAGATTTAAAGATGATATACAAAAAATTATAGAAATAGTCGGTATTTTTCACGAGAATGTGAAAAAACTCAATACCGATGAGAAACAACTTTTAAATAATTTTTTAACAGAAAGTTTGAAAGAGGTTTCCAATCCTGTGTAGGCATGAGAGGATTCATGGTAATCTTTCGCATATTTAAGGCCGTAAGGCCTTTTTTGTATAATATAACGGGTATATTAATTGGTTATGGAGGAGTTAACGTGAAATGTATTACAAAAGATGAGATAAGGGATTATGCTTCAAGCTGTGGGATAGACCTTATCGGTTTTGCCGAACCGGACTGTTTGGTGAAATATCATGATTTGCTTAAAGAAAGAGAGAATAACAATTATAGCTGTCCAATAGAGGAAAAAAATTATGAAAAAAGAATAAATCCACGGTTGATTATGGATAACATTAGGAGTATTATATCAATAGCTGTATCA
This is a stretch of genomic DNA from Aceticella autotrophica. It encodes these proteins:
- a CDS encoding radical SAM protein, coding for MTTFEKCNICPHNCNINRKLSKGFCQMSDKIKLAKAYLHKWEEPCISGNNGSGTVFFSGCNLKCVFCQNFKISQENFGKEVTSEELSEIFLNLQKKGAHNINLVSPTIYLPAIKNNIIISKNSGLTIPIVYNSNAYENVSALRALSGLIDIYLPDLKYFEDAVSIKYSKAPGYFKYASKAVLEMFRQVGIPRFDEKGILKRGLIIRHLILPGKIDETKKILKWIKENLPEEIYISLMGQYTPYYKACDFPEINKKISHNEYEDVINYFFDIGLKNGYVQEANCASDKFIPDFDLEGI
- a CDS encoding radical SAM protein, coding for MNLLDPIVGGIVNYIDKDPEKNLDSIANLMSKVAILPDHKEQIESVRRFLHNKDNNWYKFTMKGLKNIDKNIIKKLVLNFFINCNFKGIPKQREMAERLGVSVPWAILIDPTEACNLRCVGCWAGDYEPHNLSNEVLDRVLTEAEQLGIYFVVMSGGEPTVRWKDIVKLAEKHNNQVFLLFTNGTLIDEKVAQDVKRVGNITFAISIDGFKESTDARRGEGTFDKVMHSMDILRENGVLFGYSTTYTRKNTEEVGSDAFVDMLINKGAYFGWYFTYIPIGKDVDYQFMATADQRKYMYERANYIRENKELFAIDFWNDGEYSGGCIAGGRRYLHINAAGEVEPCAFIHYSNVNINDVSLKEALQSPIMKSYQKRQPFNANMLRPCPLIDNPEKLLEIVNESGAHSTQIHDDSDIRKTVDELKKVADKWGNVADDIWEKKYQNAKEA
- a CDS encoding helix-turn-helix domain-containing protein, with product MALTKRKLEFLKILIKLYEKNNNPVHYMDVAEAIGVSKWTAYDILNELEKLGYVQREYYVSAEKTQGRSLLMYVPDKSAYDFFDADYANEWDSIKKDLFNSLKRFDGKKTLGNIMKEISHNDKPLNFCAYILTTLMLNIKILDLVSINNVRNSLLMASPDSSLIFFTGVVMGILLNHRFKDDIQKIIEIVGIFHENVKKLNTDEKQLLNNFLTESLKEVSNPV